Within the Candidatus Lokiarchaeota archaeon genome, the region AAAACCAGGTCAAGAGTGAAGATATGGATTTGCGCGAAATCGTTAAACCCCTGATGAAATCTGGAGCAGTAGAAGTGAAAATGGTTGGCAAGGCTTCAGAAATGGTATTTCTCATCAAAGATGTATTTGCCTACAGAGCACCCCCAGTTCAAGCACTACTGAATGTTGAGAATCAGCAGATGAATTTCGCCGAAGAATACAGACAACAAGTCAAGGAATTCTTCTCCCCCGAGGGGGAGGGAGGCTATAATCCATCATTGCCAGTAACAGACCCGAATTCTCCCATTTTGGAAGATAGACAAAAAATTGCAGAGATTATGGATAACATCTTTCATTACAGGATTATTGAAGCACTTCGGGAGAAGCCATGTAATGTGGAAGAGATTGTCAGTGAAACTGCTTTGCCGAAGAGAATCGTCAGGGATTCCTTGAGAGTATTACGTAACAATCATATAGCAATTAATATTGGAAAAGAAGGTACATGGGCACTGCTCTCAAATCCTAGGATTGATTGTTTTATGCCGGAATTTGTCCTTCCAGCTGTAGCAAAAAAAGTTAGAAGCAAGAAAGTAAAAAGACAAGCTGCACAGGAGTACTTGGAGTTACTTATACAACAATGGGAGGGTGAAAACAGTTGATACGCGGAGTATACCTTCTTGGGCCCCATAACAGCTTGCTTCATTCTAAGGAATATGTGGAGCCGGCATCAAGAGAGGCTCTCATCGACTTCTTGCTGAATCTTACGGAGTTTCTTTCAACACAGGATTTGGGAGACCAAATCGAATTCATGAATCTAGCCACTTCACGACTCTATTACTCAGTAAATGGAGACTACACCTTTCTTCTTGTCGCAGACAAGGCAGACGATATGGAGCAAATAACCGAGAAGATTCAGCAACTGGAAACCGTCTTCATGGAGAAATTCGTGCCGGTATATGAAGCCGGAAAAGCAATTGAAGGACTTGACAATTTCATAGATAGTCTGGCTGTAACGATGGTAAAGGTAGCGATTCTTGGTTTTGCAGGGGTAGGGAAAACCACGACTTTGCATCTGCTACGCGGGGAAACATTACCGCTGAAACATGATCCCACAATTGGTGTTACCATCAAGAAGCTGCCATCAGAAGTTGAAAATGCCAACATAGTGTTGTGGGATCTTGCAGGTCAATCACGGTTCAAAATCCTATGGGGTAAGATGATTGCGAATGCTCAGGTTGTTGTTATTGTCACTGACAGCACCCTCGAAAATGTACTTAAAAGCAAGAAACTGGTTGGCCTTGTTAAAGAGAAAGTACCGAATGCGAAAATCATAGGTATCGCCAATAAGCAGGACCTTCCAACAGCATTAACGCCTGATAGAGTTGGTAAAATACTCGGTGTTAAAACCTATGAGCTAGTAGCAATCGACGTATCCTATCGGGATAGGCTTATTCAAATCATCCGGAGGGCCATTTTGGAAGGAAAAGCTGAAGATTCTGGTGACGGAAAGAAGGCTGACAATTAGATAAGACAAGATTAGCAAGACACTAGCAAAAATAATAAGAACAGTAAGACACGAGAAAACAGTAGAGACACTATCAACTGAAGGTGGATTATCCTATGGCGTTTGACATTGATGAAATTATGCAGAAACTAAAGGCAATTGAGGGGTTTGCCAAGAATGTATCTGAGACAAAAAAGCTTGCAGATGATTTAGCAAAGAATTTTGCCAGCATGAAAACAGCACTGACCAATACTATGAACGAGAGCTTCACAGAGATAGCTCAACAAATAGAGGAACTGCGCAAGAACATGGAGCGCATGGAGGAAATGGGAAGTGTTGAAGCTGCTACCTCATCGGCGGAACCCACACCTTCACCGACCCCGGAGCCAACTCCAAAACCACCTGAACCAGAACCAAAGGTTGAACCAGAGCCTGAACCAGAACCAAAGGTTGAACCCGAACCAACCCCTCAAGAGGTTGAAGAGGTATCTGAAGTCAAAAAAGAAGAGCCAGAGGCTCCTCCCAAAGAACCGACCACTGAACCAGCTCCAAAACCACCTCAACCAGAACCAGAAGTTGAACCAGAATCAGAGGAAGAAAGCGGCGAACTCGATCTGCTCCTTCAAGAACAAGATCAAGTCAAAGCAAAGCTCACAGATCTTCGATTTGATTATATGCGTGGATACATTCCAGAAGACGAATACAAGGAAAAGGAGAGCGAACTGGATAACAAGCTAGAGGAATTGGATAAGAAAATAGCAGATCTGAAGTAGATATTCCCAAGAAAAACAAGCAATGGAGAGCAGTTAGGGTGCTGCTCTCCCTATTCTCAGTTACTTCCTATCAACTTCTTTCGAGGCACTATGCTCATTTAAGAAGATCCTTTGCTTCCTTTATGATTCGCTTGGCACCATCAACGGTTATGCCTTCAACTTTCTGCGCCACTTCTTCTGATTCGGCATCAGCAAGCGCCTTCACTGAATCATAATGGGCAAGAATCAAGCGTTTTTCCAAGGTTGGGCCAATTCCCTTGATATCAGAAATCTCAGGTACTTCTTCTCCTTCGAGTTCCTGTATCATCTTCTTTGCTTCATAAACCATATCAGCCGCACCCTTTGAACCAACCCCATCTACTTTGTCGGCCAATTCATCAGGATCAGCTTCGGATATCGCTCTTACATTATCAAAGCCAGCATTTGTCAGACTATCAGCGGTCTTGGGACCAATACCAGATATTTCAGTTACTTTCAGATCAGGTCTCTCGGGAGCCTTCTTCTCTTTCTTCTTTGGTTTGGCCTTCTTTTCTGGTTTCTTCTTGGGTTCTTCTTCAACTTCTTCAACAGCTTCGGGTTTAGGTTTAGGCTTCTTCTTTGCTTTCTTCTCGCGTTCTTCACGCTTCTTTCGAGCAGCCCTACCCGGTTTCACTGGTACATCTTCTGTTGCAACATCAATGGCTGATTCCATTTCGTCGTTCATCAATGGTACATTCTTGATAGTGCTTGCCACGACCTCAATTTGCGGACTCGGTTCTTGACCCTGCTTTTCCATCTCTTCAGGCGTAGTATAGACACTAACACCTCCTTCATGAATAAAGGGTACAATTTCTCCATCATCCGCATACTCCTTGAGCATTTTCTTTGCAACACTCATGCGTATATTGAACTTAGATGCTAGATCGTACGGCGTCACGGATTTGGCATTGAGTACGTAACTCTTGATATCTGAAGCGGTGTCATCTTTGGGGATAGCATCTCTGACTACCCGCTCTTTCTTCGCAGTTGATCGGCCCCATTTCTTCTTACTAATTGTGAGCACTCTCCTAAGATATTTCTAGAGGCCCCAGTAGAATACTAGGTCCTCTCGTTGAGGTCATCGCGAACCGTCGTTTTCATTCTTAAAAACATGCGCATAAGGAAGAGACAATCTAACAGGGTTCCTCCTCACGCTCTGAAACTATGAGCTTCTGTTTCACGGAAACATTCTTGCGTGGAGGGATGTTTCTATCTATGACACATCCAGGCGAAATCATGCTCTCTTCCCCAATCTTCACAGCTGGGTAAAGAGAGGCGTTAACACCAATTACCACGTTATCTCCAATGATGCCACCAATCTTGCTCAAAGGCACCTCAATTTTCTCATCACCGTTTTCAAAGAAGAAAGGTTCTGAGCCAGGCCTCCAATTCCACAATTGAGCTCCCGCCTCTATGCAACTGTTGGTACCTACCATAGAGTCGGCCACATATGTCATTCTGCCAACATTGACCTTCTCGAAAATCATGGAGTTTCGAATTTCAACAGAATATCCGATGTGAACGTCATCACACAGACAAGAGTAGTCTCGTATCAAGGAATTGTTCCCAATGTGAACTCTCTTGCCAATATAGAGTGGACCTCTGAGTGTGGTACCAGGGCGGATAATTGCATTCTCATCTATGTATACTGGGCCTTCAATGACCACGTTCTTTCCGACCTCGACAGATTCGGCGATGAAACTGCCTCGTCCCTTTAATTTTCGATCCATTACGATTCTGTTTGCTTTCAGGATGTCCCATGGCCAAGTGAATTCAGCCCATTCTTTCTCCCAGACAGTACTAACGATTCGTCTTTCGCTCTTAATCATCTCTCCAATGGCCTTCTCCATCGTTTCATGTTCTCTTAGCATATCGAAGATTTCACTTGTGAACACAGAAACACCCGCAACGGCATAGTTGCTAACGTATCGCTCAGGACCACCTTTTTCGACCAGTTTTTCAACACGTCCATTCCGTCCCATTTTGACCGTGCCAAATTGTGCGGGATTCGATACCAGTGTCACTAACATCGTCACATCCGCATTCATGTTTTCGTGATTGTTGAGCGTTCGTGACACCATTTCATCTTCTACGAGAACATCTCCATTCACCAGCAGGAACTCGTCTTCATCCTCCAATTCAGGAGCAGCCGTTAGCATTGCATGTTCTACACCTTTCTGTTCGTGTTGCAAAACATATCCAATCTGGACTTCTTGATCCCCGCCGTGTTGAAAATGATCAACAATTTGTTCCCTGCCATGCCCAAGGACAATGATGATGTCCTTGATTCCATTAGCCTTGAGGCTATCAATGATATATTGCAACACAGGACGACCAGCAATCATCAGCATTGACTTAGATCTATTGGCGGTCAACGGCCTGAGTCTTTTTCCTCTCCCTGCTGTCAAGACAAGAGCCTTCATCACCGACACGCATTCCCAGCTGTCCGCATAACCAATATAACCTTTCGCAACACCCGCGAAGAAGAACAAGTGATTTCAGCTAGTATGTGTTGCATGCCAAAGCACGCATTAATCATCAAGATGGAAATAGATTCGCTGTTTCTCTGAGCCCATGTTCTTGTTTTTGGTGATTCGTATCCCACCAATTTCCTTTGTATTTGCAACATGAGTACCAGCACAGGAAGCAGCGTCGTAATCCCCTATGACAATAATGCGGAAAGTCTTCACGAAATCAGGTACCATTTCGATGTACCTTGTTTGATAACCCCGTGATTCTAAAAAGTCGACAGCTTCTTCGCGGGGCATAAAGCGCATCTCTACATCAATACCTTCTTCAACAACTGAATTGACAGCCTGCTCCGCGTCCCGCTTCATATCATCATCGAAATCATCAATGGGCTGATAGTCAGCACGACCATGGTCTGGCTTAATCATACTGCCAGCAGTCTCAAGTCCGTAGTTCTTCTGGAGGTATCTAGACAGGATATGTTGGGCGGTATGAAATCGCATACAGCGATATCTTCGTTCCCAGTCAATGACACCGTGAACTTCAGCACCAACTTCAATGCCCTCCAATAAATCAATCTTATGATAAACAGTCTGGCCTTTCTTAGTAGTCTGATCTACCCGAAACTCCTTGCCTCCAACCTCAAGTAATCCATGATCACCTACCTGCCCTCCACCGCGCGGATAAAAAGCAGTGCGATTGAGGACTACTGAATCATCCGTAACTTTCTCTACTTTTGCATCAAATGCCTTCACATAATTGTCCTTCATATGCAGCAATTCAGTCATTGATAGTAGCCTCTATTTGCGCTGCTGACGCTTCCACTCGTTGAGAGCTAGTTGCTTTGCCTTCTCTACTTCCCGAGTTGTGAAGTTTGCGTCTTGCATTTCAGCGGCTGCTTCAACAACATCGAACACTTCTTGTCTCTTAAGAGTTGGCAAGTCGTCAAGAATGGCCCTCATAGTCTCGGAATCTACGCCATGTTCAATCATATAATCTGCAAAATCACCAGTTGATACAGGAATGAAACCGGCTTCACTTGCTGGCTCTAGACCAATCTTGTTCATTTTGCTTTCGAACAATTCAGTAATGATATCCTGTCGAGAGCGGGTAACCGGAATATCTGGTTGATTTCCCTTTTTAATAACGGAATGCATATGCTTGACCTTCTGAATCGGTGATCGATCTGCAGGGCTAATCATCTTCTTCTTAGCAAAATAAAGAACAACAACTACTAGAACCAAAACAAGAGAGATGAGAAACATCGGTGAGCTCAAAAAATCTCCAAACGAATCAGGGAATTGCATTCCTGTTTGACCTCGCAAATAGCTATTTCTACTAGCAACAGCAGTAAAGGTCAACTTTAAGGTTTCTACGAGCTTCCATTGTACTTTATCTAAGAATACTAGTCATCTGAAAAATCAGGTGTTTTTCGAGCACAGTATAGGACAACAACTAGAAGAATCACACCAAACAGGACTATCAACATTGGCGGCTCCAATAAGTCAG harbors:
- a CDS encoding NTP transferase domain-containing protein, which gives rise to MKALVLTAGRGKRLRPLTANRSKSMLMIAGRPVLQYIIDSLKANGIKDIIIVLGHGREQIVDHFQHGGDQEVQIGYVLQHEQKGVEHAMLTAAPELEDEDEFLLVNGDVLVEDEMVSRTLNNHENMNADVTMLVTLVSNPAQFGTVKMGRNGRVEKLVEKGGPERYVSNYAVAGVSVFTSEIFDMLREHETMEKAIGEMIKSERRIVSTVWEKEWAEFTWPWDILKANRIVMDRKLKGRGSFIAESVEVGKNVVIEGPVYIDENAIIRPGTTLRGPLYIGKRVHIGNNSLIRDYSCLCDDVHIGYSVEIRNSMIFEKVNVGRMTYVADSMVGTNSCIEAGAQLWNWRPGSEPFFFENGDEKIEVPLSKIGGIIGDNVVIGVNASLYPAVKIGEESMISPGCVIDRNIPPRKNVSVKQKLIVSEREEEPC
- a CDS encoding alanyl-tRNA editing protein AlaX, with amino-acid sequence MTELLHMKDNYVKAFDAKVEKVTDDSVVLNRTAFYPRGGGQVGDHGLLEVGGKEFRVDQTTKKGQTVYHKIDLLEGIEVGAEVHGVIDWERRYRCMRFHTAQHILSRYLQKNYGLETAGSMIKPDHGRADYQPIDDFDDDMKRDAEQAVNSVVEEGIDVEMRFMPREEAVDFLESRGYQTRYIEMVPDFVKTFRIIVIGDYDAASCAGTHVANTKEIGGIRITKNKNMGSEKQRIYFHLDD
- a CDS encoding GTP-binding protein; translated protein: MIRGVYLLGPHNSLLHSKEYVEPASREALIDFLLNLTEFLSTQDLGDQIEFMNLATSRLYYSVNGDYTFLLVADKADDMEQITEKIQQLETVFMEKFVPVYEAGKAIEGLDNFIDSLAVTMVKVAILGFAGVGKTTTLHLLRGETLPLKHDPTIGVTIKKLPSEVENANIVLWDLAGQSRFKILWGKMIANAQVVVIVTDSTLENVLKSKKLVGLVKEKVPNAKIIGIANKQDLPTALTPDRVGKILGVKTYELVAIDVSYRDRLIQIIRRAILEGKAEDSGDGKKADN